CGGCGACGTTTCACCGCCTCTCTCGGGAGGAGCCGGGGGACAAAGGCGTCTCCCGGCTTTTTTGTAACCGCTCCAACACCCAGGCCGTCGGACGGAAGCTAGGATAAGGATGGAGGCCGGAAACGATCGAGGGAGGAAGGAATGCCTCTATACGAGTATCGCTGCACCGCATGTGGACACCACTTCGATCACTGGTTTCCGACTTTCCAGGCGGCGGAGACGGAGCCGACGCCGCCCTGCCCGGCATGCGGCGCCTCCGAGGTCAGGCGCTTGTTCTCCCGCGTGGCGGTACACAGCGGGTCCGGGGATGCCCCAAAGGACGAGGAGGAGACGGCCCCGGCCGAGGAGAAGCCCAAGGTGTTTGGGCGCAAGGAGCTGAACGAGATCATGGAGCAGCGCCGATCGCTGGGCATCGACTGACTCGGCGAATCCGCCCGGGAGTGTCACGATGAGCGTACAGCCCACACCACGCGATGTCCTGCTGATCGCGGCCGATTGGCGCAGCCGGGCGCTGACCCTGGCCGAGCTACAGGAGGCCGGGTACGACGTCATGGCCGTGCCCGGGCTGCGCTATGGGCTGAAGGCCGTCCTGCGTTCGCAGGTGGCACCCCGGCTCGTCCTGGTCGACGTGTGGAAAGACGACTTCGCGACGCCCGATCGTGTGGAGGAATTGACTCGCGCGTTGCCGGAGGTTCCCGTCGTTCTATTGGTGGGGGTATTCGAGCGCGCTGACTACGCCCCTCTCGCCGACCGTGTGGCGGCGCTGCTGGTGCGCCCGATGCGGGTGGGAGACGTGGTCGAACACGTGCGCGCGTGGATCTCCCCCTCCGGGAACACGGAACCCGAGCGGCGACGCGAGGAGCAAGAGGGAATCCGCAAATGAGGAGATTGGGCGATGTTAGCATGGCTTGCGGACTTGCTGACGCTACTGCGCGTGCTCGTATCCGTCTGGCTGATCTGGCTGGGCGTGAGCCAGGGTGCCCAAGCCCTGCCGCAGGCGGTGGTCATCACGTTGATCGCATGGGTGGGCGACTCATTGGACGGCTGGCTGGCACGCCGGGCTCGACAGCCGACGCTGCTGGGCAAATACGATTTCCCGATCGACGTGCTCCTGACGTGGAGCGCCCTGGTATACATCACGTTGAGCGGCTTCCTGCCCGTGTGGCTGACCGCCCTCTACACGCTTCTGGCCGGGATCGTCGTGGCCGTCATGCAGCGCAAGGCCATCATGATCCTCTTCATGAGGCCGGTGGATGTGACCTGCGGCGTGGTCGTGCTGACGAGCGCGCCTGAGGCGCGCTGGGTGCTCGCGGCCACGCTGGCCGGGCTGGCGATCGTCCAACGACAACGGCTGCGCGATCGGGTGCCGCGCTGGCTGCGAGAGGTGATCCGCCTTTTCCTGCCGTCGCGGCCGGGCAGAAGGGCGAGGGATCGGAGGCGAGGATAGCATGCAATGGCACCGACGGCTGCGCTCTCGGATTCAGCCCGCGCGGCCGGATGGCCGATGGGTCCTGGTGGTGCTCACCGGGATGTTCCTGCTGGGCGGCACCTGGGTCTTCCACCGCCTGGAGGGGTGGAACCTGCTGGATAGCTGGTACTTCGCCGTGGTCACGCTGACCACCCTGGGATATGGCGATCTGGTCGCCACCCGTCCCATCGCCAAACTGATGGTCAGCCTCTACGTCATCCTGGGGCTGGGCCTGGTCGGGTTGACCATCGAGGCTTTCCTGGGCGGAT
This Chloroflexota bacterium DNA region includes the following protein-coding sequences:
- a CDS encoding zinc ribbon domain-containing protein, giving the protein MPLYEYRCTACGHHFDHWFPTFQAAETEPTPPCPACGASEVRRLFSRVAVHSGSGDAPKDEEETAPAEEKPKVFGRKELNEIMEQRRSLGID
- a CDS encoding CDP-alcohol phosphatidyltransferase family protein; amino-acid sequence: MLAWLADLLTLLRVLVSVWLIWLGVSQGAQALPQAVVITLIAWVGDSLDGWLARRARQPTLLGKYDFPIDVLLTWSALVYITLSGFLPVWLTALYTLLAGIVVAVMQRKAIMILFMRPVDVTCGVVVLTSAPEARWVLAATLAGLAIVQRQRLRDRVPRWLREVIRLFLPSRPGRRARDRRRG